The following are encoded together in the Acidobacteriota bacterium genome:
- a CDS encoding phage regulatory CII family protein, with protein sequence MTNGRKTCRSGQACEPRSLGEAIYCATFHSEAEARTVAERMGVRYSYLADAANPDRDGQQFQARLLVPLMHATGNLAPLAWLARAMGGVFVRTPDVTVEHDDVRRAFLEATREIGEDAGDIERALADGVITGEEARQLEVQIDETIAELVSLKATIRKKAGVPPLQAVVGGDRRR encoded by the coding sequence GTGACGAATGGTCGCAAGACGTGTCGATCGGGCCAGGCCTGCGAGCCGCGCAGCCTGGGCGAGGCCATCTACTGCGCGACGTTCCACTCGGAGGCCGAGGCGCGCACGGTGGCCGAGCGGATGGGCGTCCGCTACAGCTACCTCGCCGATGCCGCCAACCCGGATCGCGACGGGCAGCAGTTCCAGGCCCGGCTGCTCGTGCCGCTGATGCACGCGACCGGCAACCTGGCGCCGCTCGCCTGGCTCGCGCGCGCGATGGGCGGCGTCTTCGTTCGCACGCCGGACGTCACCGTCGAGCACGACGACGTGCGCCGCGCGTTCCTCGAAGCGACCCGGGAGATCGGAGAGGACGCCGGCGACATCGAGCGCGCCCTGGCCGATGGGGTCATCACGGGCGAGGAGGCGCGCCAGCTCGAGGTGCAGATCGACGAGACGATCGCCGAGCTCGTCAGCCTCAAGGCCACCATCCGGAAGAAGGCGGGCGTCCCCCCGCTGCAGGCCGTCGTCGGCGGGGACCGGCGCCGATGA
- a CDS encoding helix-turn-helix domain-containing protein encodes MSRLLTLQEAATATGLPYSVLWAAARRGDLPSVRFSVRGRYRVAPRDLTAWLEAHRQGQATVRVALPAPPRPAPAMSAALEALMPPPAERRFH; translated from the coding sequence ATGAGCCGGCTGCTCACGCTCCAGGAGGCGGCGACGGCCACGGGCCTGCCGTACAGCGTGCTCTGGGCGGCGGCGCGCCGTGGCGACCTGCCGTCCGTGCGGTTCAGCGTCCGCGGCCGGTATCGCGTCGCGCCGCGCGACCTGACCGCGTGGCTCGAGGCGCACCGCCAGGGCCAGGCCACCGTCCGGGTCGCGCTGCCGGCGCCGCCGCGCCCGGCGCCGGCGATGTCCGCGGCGCTCGAGGCCTTGATGCCGCCGCCCGCTGAGCGGCGGTTTCACTGA
- a CDS encoding phosphohydrolase, with translation MSGPVIRTHSGRDVPLMTFGPEHVALEDIAHALAHQCRWGGHTWRFYSIAEHCLLVAALVPPAHRAYALLHDASEAYLGDVVAPLKRSSALAGYREIEARVQAAIYRAVGLDPDAVPETVHAADLVALQIEGRALFNPAIDRMWLGPPWRLSAAYRTLAVEAVPFVLPAVRSTASVKAAWLAAVRQHLALPVGDPPSRDLEGSAGRPTRQRATVNDQGRWQ, from the coding sequence ATGAGCGGGCCAGTCATCCGCACCCACTCCGGCCGTGACGTGCCCCTGATGACGTTCGGGCCCGAGCACGTCGCGCTCGAGGACATCGCGCACGCCCTGGCGCACCAGTGCCGCTGGGGCGGCCACACGTGGCGGTTCTACTCGATCGCCGAGCACTGCCTGCTCGTCGCGGCGCTCGTGCCACCGGCGCACCGCGCCTACGCCCTGCTACACGACGCCAGCGAGGCGTATCTCGGGGACGTCGTGGCGCCGCTGAAGCGCTCGTCGGCGCTGGCGGGCTATCGGGAGATCGAGGCGCGCGTGCAGGCGGCGATCTACCGCGCCGTCGGCCTGGACCCTGACGCCGTGCCGGAGACGGTGCACGCCGCCGACCTCGTCGCGCTGCAGATCGAGGGGCGGGCGCTCTTCAACCCGGCGATCGACCGCATGTGGCTCGGGCCGCCCTGGCGACTCTCGGCCGCGTATCGGACGCTCGCCGTCGAGGCGGTGCCGTTCGTCCTGCCCGCGGTCCGCTCGACCGCGTCCGTGAAGGCGGCCTGGCTCGCGGCCGTGCGGCAGCACCTCGCACTGCCGGTGGGTGATCCGCCCAGCAGGGACCTGGAGGGGTCGGCAGGGCGGCCGACGCGGCAGCGGGCGACGGTCAACGACCAGGGCCGATGGCAGTGA
- a CDS encoding DUF5131 family protein, with the protein MGKTTIEWTRGDDGSPGHTVNPIRARLNDAIGHYCEKVSAGCVNCYASRMQPRFGMPPFQQQRRLDVEPFFDATRLDEVLRRKKPTRWFWCDMTDLFGAWVPDAWIDQCFAVMALTPQHTHQLLTKRPERMREYVNSWSGLSGQQRSLRLRDVMYRGHPAEALIQRSAPAHVGDLAWPLPNVWAGVSCEDQPTADARIPILLQTPAAVRFVSAEPLLGPITLNPWLLSEHGRRLIGAQPGLDWLIVGGESGLKARPCDVAWIRRIVEQCRAAGVPAFVKQLGSNVRDRNDAGWDATSHVWADGADAGHPVEAHAWPDHIRGVAHNPNGWREEYQGAPVRVLLHDRKGGDFSEWPADLRVREFPTEAR; encoded by the coding sequence GTGGGGAAGACGACGATCGAATGGACTCGTGGAGACGATGGTTCACCCGGACACACAGTGAACCCCATCCGGGCTCGGCTCAACGACGCGATTGGACACTACTGCGAGAAGGTGTCGGCCGGCTGTGTGAACTGCTACGCCTCGCGGATGCAGCCGCGGTTCGGGATGCCGCCGTTTCAGCAACAACGCCGCCTGGACGTCGAGCCGTTCTTCGACGCCACGCGCCTCGATGAGGTGCTGCGCCGGAAGAAGCCGACGCGCTGGTTCTGGTGCGACATGACGGACCTGTTCGGCGCATGGGTGCCTGACGCCTGGATCGACCAGTGCTTCGCCGTGATGGCGTTGACGCCGCAGCACACGCATCAACTTCTGACAAAGCGGCCCGAGCGCATGCGGGAGTACGTCAACTCATGGTCTGGGCTGTCTGGTCAGCAGCGGTCACTGCGGCTACGCGATGTGATGTATCGCGGCCACCCAGCAGAAGCCCTAATCCAGCGTTCGGCGCCAGCCCATGTCGGTGACCTCGCGTGGCCACTGCCGAACGTCTGGGCGGGCGTCTCCTGTGAGGACCAGCCGACGGCCGACGCGCGTATTCCGATCCTGCTCCAGACGCCGGCTGCGGTGCGGTTCGTGAGCGCTGAGCCGTTGCTTGGGCCAATAACCCTGAATCCGTGGCTGCTGTCTGAGCACGGTCGACGGCTGATTGGTGCGCAACCTGGCCTCGACTGGCTGATCGTCGGCGGTGAAAGCGGGCTAAAGGCGCGACCCTGCGACGTCGCGTGGATTCGGCGCATCGTCGAGCAGTGCCGCGCGGCTGGTGTGCCGGCGTTCGTGAAGCAGCTCGGCTCCAATGTCCGCGATCGAAACGATGCGGGCTGGGATGCGACCAGTCATGTATGGGCTGATGGTGCCGACGCTGGGCACCCAGTCGAGGCTCATGCGTGGCCTGACCACATTCGCGGTGTTGCGCACAACCCGAACGGCTGGCGCGAAGAGTACCAAGGCGCACCAGTGCGCGTGTTGCTCCACGATCGCAAGGGTGGCGACTTTTCGGAGTGGCCGGCCGACCTGCGCGTGCGCGAGTTCCCCACGGAGGCACGGTGA
- a CDS encoding DNA cytosine methyltransferase: MIHAADLFAGAGGASTGLHLAATQLGVDLNLVAINHWPAAVRTHAANHPNALHLCQTVESVDPREVVPGGRLHLLLAGPECVHHSRARGGRPVNDQSRASAWHLLRWLELLTVDRVLIENVVEFEEWAPIGSNGRPLKSRKGETFRTYLQAIRSLNYRVEAMVLNAADYGEATTRRRLFIQAARGRRAITWPEPTHSKRGGHTLLRRTQPWRPAREVIDWALPSQSIFGRARPLSPNTLKRIKAGLRRFGGAPFVLGQQGGGAPRSTNDPLPTVTTDGAISCVEPFLLPNQGNVVRSIDRPMPTITAEGGRSIGLVEPFVVQITHGGREHELGKPLPTITGGSRGDLALVEPFTMPYYSNGGQLARPVSQPVGTITTRDRFALVISDGVDIRFRMLQPHELAAAMGFPAGYQFLGTKTETIRMIGNAWSCRVAQALCACLLRDHARVGRTRREEAIA; the protein is encoded by the coding sequence GTGATCCACGCGGCTGACCTCTTCGCCGGCGCCGGCGGCGCTTCCACCGGGCTGCACCTGGCCGCCACGCAGCTCGGTGTCGATCTGAACCTCGTCGCGATCAACCACTGGCCCGCGGCAGTGCGAACCCACGCGGCGAACCATCCGAACGCGCTCCACCTCTGTCAGACGGTGGAATCCGTCGACCCGCGCGAGGTCGTGCCGGGCGGGCGCCTGCATCTCCTCCTGGCGGGTCCGGAGTGCGTCCACCACTCGCGGGCCCGCGGCGGCCGGCCGGTCAACGATCAGTCTCGGGCCTCCGCCTGGCATCTCTTGCGCTGGCTCGAGCTGCTCACGGTCGATCGCGTGCTCATCGAGAACGTCGTCGAGTTCGAGGAGTGGGCGCCGATCGGGTCGAACGGACGCCCGTTGAAGTCACGCAAGGGTGAGACGTTCCGGACTTACCTTCAAGCCATCAGGTCTCTGAACTATCGCGTCGAGGCCATGGTCCTGAACGCTGCCGATTATGGCGAAGCGACGACGCGGCGCCGACTCTTCATCCAGGCCGCGCGAGGGCGCCGGGCGATCACGTGGCCGGAGCCGACACACAGCAAGCGCGGCGGGCACACGTTGCTGCGGCGCACGCAGCCCTGGCGCCCCGCTCGAGAGGTGATTGATTGGGCACTGCCGAGTCAGTCGATCTTCGGCCGCGCACGCCCCTTGTCGCCGAACACGCTCAAGCGGATCAAGGCCGGCTTGCGGCGCTTTGGCGGCGCGCCCTTCGTGCTCGGACAACAAGGCGGCGGGGCGCCGCGGTCCACGAACGACCCCTTGCCGACGGTGACGACGGACGGCGCGATCTCCTGCGTCGAGCCGTTCTTGTTGCCGAATCAGGGCAACGTCGTGCGCTCCATCGATCGACCGATGCCCACAATCACAGCTGAAGGCGGACGAAGCATTGGACTCGTCGAACCGTTCGTCGTCCAGATCACGCATGGCGGCCGCGAGCACGAGCTCGGTAAGCCGTTGCCTACGATCACGGGGGGCTCGCGAGGCGACCTTGCGCTCGTTGAGCCGTTCACGATGCCGTACTACTCGAACGGGGGGCAGCTCGCGCGGCCGGTGTCGCAACCGGTCGGCACCATCACCACACGGGACCGGTTCGCGCTCGTCATTTCTGATGGCGTCGACATCCGCTTCCGGATGCTGCAACCCCACGAGCTCGCGGCGGCGATGGGGTTCCCGGCCGGCTACCAGTTTCTCGGCACGAAGACCGAGACCATCCGGATGATCGGGAACGCGTGGAGCTGCCGGGTCGCACAGGCGCTCTGTGCATGTCTCCTGCGAGATCACGCGCGAGTGGGCAGGACCCGTCGTGAGGAGGCCATCGCGTGA
- a CDS encoding HNH endonuclease gives MPQLPPKGCSRPGCREVARARGLCAGHLRAWDRTRGTATERLYDWRWARASKAFLAAHPWCARCDRAGQLRRATMTDHIVPHKGDPVRFWDETNWQPLCGRCNRQKAVEHEGGFGRPRTDAATRPGGIKSLAGRVAQTTPVHRARDRKFNSRREID, from the coding sequence GTGCCCCAACTCCCCCCGAAGGGGTGTAGCCGGCCGGGGTGCCGGGAGGTGGCCCGCGCCCGCGGGCTGTGTGCCGGGCACCTGCGCGCGTGGGATCGCACGCGGGGCACGGCGACCGAGCGGCTCTACGACTGGCGCTGGGCCCGCGCGTCGAAGGCCTTCCTCGCCGCGCACCCGTGGTGCGCCCGCTGCGACCGCGCGGGGCAGCTGCGCCGCGCGACCATGACCGACCATATCGTCCCGCACAAGGGCGATCCCGTGCGGTTCTGGGACGAGACGAACTGGCAACCGCTCTGCGGCCGCTGCAATCGGCAGAAGGCCGTCGAGCACGAGGGCGGGTTCGGCCGGCCGCGGACCGACGCCGCGACCCGACCGGGGGGGATCAAATCGCTGGCGGGCCGGGTCGCCCAAACCACGCCGGTCCACCGCGCGCGCGACCGCAAATTCAACTCTCGAAGGGAGATCGACTGA
- a CDS encoding phage terminase small subunit P27 family gives MAGRRPKPAAEKRRAGNPGKRRIPDDEPVPVPGTPKRPAFLTGEARREWDRLVMILEGEHRLSLSEAPALEKLCVAHARWMRLRAVCDDPRTKLTVKTELGEKPNPIFQMERLASEQCRKLYNDFGLTPGTRARVRTGHKPTDPTAAKEAKFFSRPALVKGNRPRG, from the coding sequence ATGGCTGGACGACGACCCAAACCGGCCGCCGAGAAGCGGCGCGCCGGCAACCCAGGGAAGCGGCGTATCCCAGACGACGAGCCCGTCCCCGTACCCGGGACGCCGAAGCGCCCCGCGTTCCTCACCGGGGAGGCCCGGCGCGAGTGGGATCGCTTGGTGATGATCCTCGAGGGCGAGCACCGCTTGTCCCTGTCCGAAGCGCCGGCGCTCGAGAAGCTCTGCGTCGCGCACGCGCGCTGGATGCGCCTACGCGCCGTGTGCGACGACCCACGGACGAAGCTCACGGTGAAGACCGAGCTCGGCGAGAAGCCGAACCCGATCTTTCAGATGGAGCGGCTCGCGTCAGAGCAGTGTCGAAAGCTCTATAACGATTTCGGCTTGACGCCTGGCACGCGGGCCCGGGTGCGTACGGGGCACAAACCGACGGACCCCACCGCGGCCAAGGAGGCGAAGTTCTTCTCGCGCCCGGCGCTGGTGAAGGGGAACCGTCCGCGTGGGTAG
- a CDS encoding terminase large subunit, with the protein MDDRGPYYFDAAAADLACEFFPSCLTHHKGQDWAGRPFDLLPWQRELLVRPLIGWKRRSDGRRRFRKVLLFVCKKQGKTELVAGLANYFLFVDGEPGAEIVVAAADRSQATTLFDETKAMVEDDQVLRAKADIFRRSIVYRDLRSVLQVISAEARTKHGPNLQVVIVDELHAQPDRLLVETLEKGVAARREPVILYLTTAGENIESICYEEYEYAKKLIAGIITDDSYLPIVFEASPEDDWRLPATWRKAAPSLGVTVSEEYYAGEVVKAQNEPRKLATFLRLHLNIWTAQHVIWIQDETWTACTATVPTENPTGEVATLGLDLSTKYDLTACVVTLRHEDPDAAAEEEEDGEPTDGAESAPLRLNFSLSVIPYFWLPEDTLEQRCRDDRIQYDVWRDLGLLRVTPGNAVDFDVILRDILEEIVPTFHVREGGFDPWSATQMAIQLKAAGLPMFEVPQTYKHLNEPAKLLEALVMSRRLRHDGHRVLRWCVSNTAVKQDANGNIRPVKVSRTQRADGTFALITSLARLMVQVEAPEPAFDGLWVV; encoded by the coding sequence ATGGACGATCGCGGGCCGTACTACTTCGACGCGGCCGCGGCCGACCTCGCGTGCGAGTTCTTTCCAAGTTGTCTCACGCACCATAAGGGCCAGGACTGGGCGGGGCGTCCCTTCGATCTGCTGCCCTGGCAACGAGAGCTCCTGGTACGCCCGCTGATCGGGTGGAAACGCCGAAGTGATGGCCGGCGGCGCTTCAGGAAGGTGCTGCTCTTCGTCTGCAAGAAGCAGGGCAAGACCGAGCTTGTAGCCGGCCTGGCCAACTACTTCCTTTTCGTCGACGGCGAGCCGGGCGCCGAGATCGTCGTCGCGGCCGCCGACCGCTCGCAGGCGACCACGCTCTTTGATGAGACGAAGGCGATGGTCGAAGACGACCAGGTCCTGCGGGCAAAGGCTGACATCTTCCGCCGCTCGATCGTCTATCGGGATCTCCGCTCGGTGCTGCAGGTCATCTCCGCGGAAGCTCGCACGAAGCATGGCCCGAACCTGCAAGTGGTCATCGTCGACGAGCTCCACGCGCAGCCCGACCGGCTGCTCGTCGAGACCCTGGAGAAGGGCGTCGCCGCCCGGCGCGAACCGGTGATCCTTTACCTGACGACGGCGGGCGAGAACATCGAGAGCATCTGCTACGAAGAGTATGAGTACGCGAAGAAGCTGATCGCCGGGATCATCACCGACGACAGCTACCTCCCCATCGTCTTCGAGGCCTCGCCAGAGGACGACTGGCGGTTGCCGGCGACCTGGCGCAAGGCGGCGCCGAGCCTCGGTGTGACCGTCTCCGAGGAGTACTACGCCGGCGAGGTCGTGAAGGCGCAGAACGAGCCGCGAAAACTGGCGACCTTCCTCCGACTCCACCTGAACATCTGGACCGCCCAGCATGTCATCTGGATCCAGGACGAGACGTGGACCGCGTGCACGGCGACCGTTCCGACCGAGAACCCGACGGGTGAGGTGGCGACGCTGGGCCTCGACCTGTCGACGAAGTACGACCTCACCGCCTGCGTGGTCACCCTGCGGCATGAGGATCCGGACGCCGCAGCCGAGGAGGAGGAGGACGGTGAACCAACCGACGGGGCGGAGTCGGCGCCGCTGCGCTTGAACTTCTCTCTCTCCGTCATCCCGTACTTCTGGCTGCCGGAGGACACGCTCGAGCAGCGGTGTCGCGACGATCGGATCCAGTACGACGTGTGGCGGGACCTGGGCCTGCTGCGCGTGACGCCCGGCAACGCCGTCGACTTCGACGTCATCCTGCGAGACATCCTCGAAGAGATCGTGCCGACCTTCCACGTCCGAGAGGGCGGGTTCGATCCCTGGAGCGCCACGCAGATGGCGATCCAGCTGAAGGCGGCGGGGCTGCCGATGTTCGAAGTGCCGCAGACGTACAAGCACCTCAACGAGCCGGCGAAGCTCCTCGAGGCCTTGGTGATGTCGCGACGGCTGCGCCACGACGGCCACCGCGTGCTGCGCTGGTGCGTGAGCAACACGGCGGTGAAGCAGGATGCGAACGGCAACATCCGGCCGGTGAAGGTGTCGCGGACCCAGCGCGCCGACGGCACGTTCGCGTTGATCACCAGCCTGGCGCGGCTGATGGTGCAGGTCGAGGCCCCGGAGCCCGCCTTCGATGGGCTCTGGGTCGTGTGA
- a CDS encoding MerR family DNA-binding transcriptional regulator encodes MAEQTRESKLVVRTFTIRKYAALHQVAPSTVRRWIAKGAVVVRRTPGGQIRIIERVDETLLIRAHL; translated from the coding sequence ATGGCAGAGCAGACTCGCGAGTCGAAACTGGTGGTCCGGACCTTCACGATCCGGAAGTATGCCGCGCTGCATCAGGTCGCGCCCTCGACGGTGCGCCGGTGGATCGCGAAAGGTGCCGTCGTCGTCCGCCGGACCCCTGGCGGGCAGATTCGCATCATCGAACGCGTCGACGAGACCCTGCTCATTCGTGCTCACTTGTGA
- a CDS encoding phage portal protein: MAAPLSSSITLFNSLRLSYETLYRTQPEVRKCVDFLGRNIAQLGLHWFHRDTDTARTRLTDHPAALVMRRPNPGTTPFRLIESTIQDLGVYFNAIWLKVRTRPGLGLVRLPPREVQIEGGLFPTAYVWNAPHRRFEFPPSEIIHFSGYDPLNEFQGLSPLETLRRVLAEELAAREHMEYFWRNGARVHGVIEQAAPTLPGRAGLTPQQKQLFAEHWRENFTGGANAGKTAVLDPGMTFKAVTLRARDAELMPARRLTREEVASAYHIPLPMVGILDHATFSNVKEQHKHLYQDCLGPWLVMVEQELERQLLPEFEGPDTIDQVYCEFNITEKLKGSFEEQASAITALVGRPVMTANEGRARLNLSRHDDPSLDQVAPPHNASARAQEASTAADPSEEGRRDA, translated from the coding sequence ATGGCCGCGCCGCTGTCGTCGTCGATCACCCTCTTCAACAGCCTCCGTCTCTCCTACGAAACGCTGTACCGCACCCAGCCGGAGGTGCGGAAGTGCGTCGACTTCCTCGGGCGGAACATCGCGCAGCTCGGGCTGCACTGGTTCCACCGGGATACAGACACCGCGCGGACGCGACTGACGGACCATCCCGCGGCGCTGGTGATGCGGCGCCCGAACCCTGGCACGACCCCGTTCCGCCTCATCGAGAGCACGATTCAGGACCTCGGGGTGTACTTCAATGCCATCTGGCTGAAGGTCCGGACGCGCCCGGGCCTTGGCCTCGTGCGCCTGCCGCCTCGGGAGGTCCAGATCGAGGGCGGGCTGTTTCCCACGGCGTACGTCTGGAACGCGCCCCACCGGCGCTTCGAGTTCCCGCCGAGCGAGATCATCCACTTCTCCGGCTACGACCCGCTCAACGAGTTCCAGGGCCTCTCACCGCTCGAGACGCTACGACGCGTCCTGGCCGAGGAGCTCGCGGCGCGCGAGCACATGGAGTACTTCTGGCGCAACGGCGCGCGCGTGCACGGGGTCATCGAACAGGCGGCCCCGACGCTCCCCGGCCGCGCGGGCCTCACGCCGCAGCAGAAGCAGCTCTTCGCGGAACACTGGCGCGAGAACTTCACCGGCGGGGCGAACGCGGGCAAGACCGCGGTCCTCGATCCCGGGATGACGTTCAAGGCCGTCACGTTGCGCGCGCGCGACGCCGAGCTGATGCCCGCACGCCGCCTCACGCGGGAAGAGGTCGCCTCGGCGTACCACATTCCGCTGCCCATGGTCGGCATTCTCGACCATGCCACGTTCAGCAACGTGAAGGAGCAGCACAAGCACCTGTATCAGGACTGCCTCGGTCCGTGGCTCGTGATGGTGGAGCAGGAGCTCGAGCGGCAGCTGCTCCCGGAGTTCGAGGGCCCCGACACGATCGACCAGGTCTACTGCGAATTCAACATCACCGAGAAGCTCAAGGGGTCGTTCGAAGAGCAGGCCTCGGCCATCACCGCTCTGGTCGGCCGTCCCGTGATGACGGCCAACGAGGGCCGAGCGCGGCTCAACCTGTCGCGGCACGACGACCCGTCGCTGGACCAGGTCGCCCCGCCGCACAACGCCAGCGCGCGGGCGCAGGAGGCGTCCACGGCCGCTGACCCCAGCGAGGAAGGACGGCGTGATGCCTGA
- a CDS encoding S49 family peptidase, producing MPDAILARIRAWVREYPWAMLPAAYEVMVDVLARRAAGARLTAEEIAARTADGPGRGELQVRDGVAILPVYGVLAPRLNLVEEISGGTSTGALTGQLRQALAEPSIHAIVLDVDSPGGSVFGIDELATEIHGARGQKPIVAVARHQAASAAYWLASQADEVVVSPSGMVGSIGVFVEHWDESAMDAELGLKVTLVSAGKYKTEANPYEPLNDEARAALQATVDGYYALFTRAVARGRGVPVDAVRSGFGEGRMVMAQAALKAQMVDRVETLDATIRRMARPAGGGRGGSKAADEAFTWRARAALAQLRA from the coding sequence ATGCCTGACGCGATACTGGCCCGCATCCGGGCCTGGGTCCGGGAGTACCCGTGGGCGATGCTGCCCGCGGCCTACGAGGTCATGGTCGATGTCCTGGCCCGCCGCGCGGCCGGGGCGCGCCTGACGGCGGAGGAGATCGCCGCGCGCACGGCCGACGGGCCCGGGCGTGGCGAGCTGCAGGTCCGCGATGGGGTCGCCATCCTGCCGGTCTACGGCGTCCTGGCGCCGCGGCTCAACCTGGTCGAGGAGATCAGCGGCGGCACGAGCACCGGCGCGCTGACGGGCCAGCTCCGGCAGGCGCTCGCCGAGCCCAGCATCCACGCCATCGTGCTCGACGTCGACTCCCCAGGCGGATCGGTCTTCGGCATCGACGAGCTCGCGACCGAGATCCACGGCGCGCGGGGCCAGAAGCCGATCGTCGCGGTCGCGCGCCACCAGGCGGCGAGTGCCGCGTACTGGCTCGCAAGCCAGGCGGACGAGGTCGTCGTCTCGCCCAGCGGCATGGTCGGCTCAATCGGCGTCTTCGTCGAGCACTGGGACGAGAGCGCGATGGATGCTGAGCTCGGGCTCAAGGTCACGCTCGTCTCCGCCGGCAAGTACAAGACCGAAGCCAACCCCTACGAGCCGTTGAACGACGAGGCGCGGGCCGCGCTCCAGGCGACCGTCGACGGCTACTACGCCCTATTCACCCGCGCGGTGGCCCGCGGCCGCGGTGTGCCCGTGGACGCCGTGCGATCGGGCTTCGGCGAGGGCCGCATGGTGATGGCCCAGGCGGCCCTCAAGGCGCAGATGGTGGACCGCGTCGAGACGCTCGACGCGACGATCCGGCGGATGGCCCGCCCGGCCGGCGGCGGCCGCGGCGGCTCCAAGGCGGCCGATGAGGCCTTCACCTGGCGGGCGCGCGCCGCGCTCGCCCAGCTGCGGGCCTGA
- a CDS encoding phage major capsid protein: MARIKTLRDRLTDATAAAEQYITTITRAAEADDRELTAEERETAQERLDAAKAIHDQIAAAEGDAKLVEQLKAFNEAAGTRTTSPADASPAHGKRPKSLGHQFVESAAYDFIRQGKHHGRTGWSTGAVELQAATLTSDPASGGDLILPDYQAGILPLLFRRLTIADLFAPGTTDSNLIAYMVEQTFTNAAATVAEGAEKPESTLIFDQRTDAVKKIAHWLPVTDEMLEDVSQIRSFIDARLRLGLDLTEEDQLLNGSGLTSNIEGVLNRDGLQTALPRGTDTNADVIFKQIMAVYLNAFLMPDAIVLNPVNWQTIVLAKNAAGDYYAGGPFQMPPVPRLWGLPVVPTPAIDTGDGLVGAFRAGGQVFRRSGVTVEASNSHADFFIKNLTAIRAEKRLALAIYRPGAFGAVEDLN, encoded by the coding sequence ATGGCACGAATCAAGACGCTGCGCGATCGGCTGACCGACGCCACCGCGGCCGCCGAGCAGTACATCACCACGATCACGCGGGCCGCGGAGGCTGACGACCGCGAGCTCACGGCGGAGGAGCGGGAGACCGCTCAGGAGAGGCTCGACGCGGCCAAGGCGATCCACGATCAGATCGCCGCCGCCGAGGGCGACGCGAAGCTCGTCGAGCAGCTCAAGGCGTTCAACGAGGCGGCGGGCACGCGCACGACGTCGCCCGCCGACGCGTCTCCGGCGCACGGCAAGCGGCCGAAGTCGCTTGGCCACCAGTTCGTCGAGAGCGCGGCGTACGACTTCATCCGGCAGGGCAAGCACCACGGCCGCACCGGGTGGAGCACGGGCGCCGTCGAGCTCCAGGCGGCGACGCTCACGAGCGACCCGGCGTCGGGCGGCGATCTCATCCTCCCCGACTATCAGGCGGGGATCCTGCCGCTGCTCTTCCGGCGGCTGACGATCGCGGACCTCTTCGCGCCGGGCACGACCGACAGCAACCTCATCGCCTACATGGTGGAGCAGACCTTCACCAACGCGGCGGCGACGGTCGCCGAGGGCGCGGAGAAGCCCGAGTCGACGCTCATCTTCGACCAGCGGACCGACGCGGTGAAGAAGATCGCGCACTGGCTGCCGGTGACCGACGAGATGCTCGAGGACGTGTCGCAGATCCGCAGCTTCATCGACGCCCGCCTGCGGCTGGGCCTCGATCTGACCGAGGAGGACCAACTCCTGAACGGCTCGGGCCTCACGAGCAACATCGAGGGGGTGCTGAACCGCGACGGCCTGCAGACGGCGCTCCCGCGCGGCACCGACACGAACGCCGACGTGATCTTCAAGCAGATCATGGCGGTCTACCTGAACGCGTTCCTGATGCCGGACGCGATCGTGCTGAACCCCGTGAACTGGCAGACGATCGTGCTCGCCAAGAACGCGGCCGGCGACTACTACGCCGGCGGGCCCTTCCAGATGCCGCCCGTGCCGCGGCTCTGGGGCCTGCCCGTCGTGCCGACCCCGGCGATCGACACGGGCGATGGCCTGGTCGGGGCCTTCCGCGCCGGGGGGCAGGTGTTCCGCCGCAGCGGCGTGACGGTCGAGGCGTCCAACAGCCACGCCGACTTCTTCATCAAGAACCTGACGGCGATTCGCGCCGAGAAGCGCCTGGCGCTCGCCATCTACCGGCCGGGCGCCTTCGGCGCGGTCGAGGACCTCAACTGA